A stretch of the Drosophila sulfurigaster albostrigata strain 15112-1811.04 chromosome 2L, ASM2355843v2, whole genome shotgun sequence genome encodes the following:
- the LOC133843422 gene encoding alcohol dehydrogenase has product MAIANKNIIFVAGLGGIGLDTSREIVKSGPKNLVILDRIENPAAIAELKAINPKVTVTFYPYDVTVPLAETKKLLTTVFAQLKTVDLLINGAGILDDHQIERTIAVNFTGLVNTTTAILEFWDKRKGGPGGVIANICSVTGFNAIYQVPVYSASKAAVVSFTSSLAKLAAITGVTAYSINPGITKTTLVHKFNSWLDVEPRVAELLDEHPTQTTLQCAQNFVKAIEANQNGAIWKLDLGRLDPVNWTKHWDSGI; this is encoded by the exons ATGGCAATCGCTAACAAGAACATCATCTTCGTCGCCGGTCTGGGTGGCATTGGTCTGGACACGAGCCGGGAGATCGTCAAGAGCGGCCCCAAG AACCTGGTGATCTTGGATCGTATTGAGAACCCCGCGGCCATTGCCGAGCTGAAGGCAATCAATCCTAAGGTTACCGTTACCTTCTATCCTTATGATGTTACTGTTCCGTTGGCGGAGACCAAAAAGCTCCTCACCACTGTCTTTGCCCAGTTAAAGACTGTTGATCTCTTGATCAATGGCGCCGGCATCCTTGACGATCATCAAATCGAACGCACCATTGCCGTCAATTTCACCGGTCTGGTCAACACCACGACCGCCATTCTGGAGTTCTGGGACAAGCGCAAGGGCGGCCCAGGCGGCGTTATTGCCAACATCTGCTCAGTGACTGGATTCAACGCCATCTACCAGGTGCCCGTTTACTCTGCCTCAAAGGCCGCTGTTGTCAGCTTCACCAGCTCATTGGCT AAACTGGCCGCTATTACTGGAGTGACTGCTTATTCCATTAACCCTGGTATTACCAAGACAACTCTGGTCCACAAATTCAACTCTTGGCTCGATGTGGAGCCTCGCGTTGCCGAGCTGTTGGATGAGCATCCCACTCAGACTACACTCCAATGCGCCCAGAACTTTGTGAAGGCAATTGAGGCTAACCAGAATGGTGCCATCTGGAAACTGGACTTGGGTCGTTTGGACCCCGTCAACTGGACCAAGCACTGGGACTCTGGCATCTAA
- the LOC133843413 gene encoding alcohol dehydrogenase-related 31 kDa protein produces MFDLTGKNVCYVADCGGIALETCKVLMSKNIAKLAMLHSVENPQAIAQLQAIKPSTQIFFWTYDVTMAREDMKQYFDEVMVQMDYIDVLINGATLCDEQNIDDTINTNLTGMMNTCATVLPYMDKQQLGKGGLIVNVTSVVGLDPSPVFCAYSASKFGVIGFTRSLADPLYYTQNGVAVMAVCCGPTKMFVDRQHTAFLSYGQPFVDRLRTAPCQTTSICAKNIVKAIECADNGRIWIADKGELELVKLHWYWHMADQLVNYMHSPSEDKDDD; encoded by the exons ATGTTCGATTTAACGGGCAAGAATGTCTGCTATGTGGCTGACTGCGGCGGAATTGCGCTGGAGACCTGTAAGGTGCTGATGAGTAAGAATATTGCT aaactAGCTATGTTGCATAGCGTGGAGAATCCTCAAGCGATTGCACAACTCCAAGCAATTAAGCCCAGCACGCAGATATTCTTCTGGACCTACGATGTGACCATGGCAAGAGAGGATATGAAGCAATATTTTGACGAAGTCATGGTCCAAATGGACTACATCGATGTTCTCATCAATGGAGCAACACTCTGCGATGAGCAGAATATCGACGACACAATCAACACAAATCTCACGGGAATGATGAACACCTGTGCTACGGTGCTGCCCTACATGGACAAACAGCAACTGGGCAAGGGCGGGCTGATTGTGAATGTGACCTCTGTGGTTGGATTGGATCCGTCCCCTGTTTTTTGTGCCTACAGTGCCTCCAAGTTTGGAGTCATTGGCTTTACGCGCAGCCTGGCG GACCCACTGTACTATACTCAGAATGGAGTGGCTGTGATGGCGGTTTGCTGTGGTCCAACCAAAATGTTTGTCGATCGGCAACATACCGCCTTCCTCAGTTATGGACAACCATTCGTCGATCGTCTACGCACAGCCCCTTGCCAAACCACCTCTATATGTGCCAAGAATATTGTGAAGGCCATCGAATGTGCTGACAACGGTCGAATATGGATTGCGGACAAGGGTGAACTAGAACTGGTCAAATTACATTGGTATTGGCACATGGCCGATCAGTTGGTCAACTATATGCATAGTCCCAGCGAAGATAAGGACGATGATTAA